The following proteins are co-located in the Maridesulfovibrio sp. genome:
- a CDS encoding transporter substrate-binding domain-containing protein: MSVGRFKIFFAMILLLLGISVANASAENVIYLSSLEWPPYVGERLPEGGTSARIVRQAFAAMGYELKILFMPWKRTMRMVETDFMVAGYFPEYYSKERAEKYIFSKSYGCSPVSLLERKKNPVSWKNVDDLAGLRVGFVAGYVNTPELDMAVANGTIDADFAPSDKSNIMKVIKGRINCAVVDPLVFSYLAVTDQDVGKRSETVQIDPRAFGVNELFVAFRKDEQGLFYSRILNEGLSKIGITGACEQHEERVSDVGK, encoded by the coding sequence ATGTCTGTCGGGCGCTTCAAAATTTTTTTTGCGATGATACTGCTTTTGCTGGGGATCAGTGTTGCAAACGCAAGTGCCGAGAATGTGATCTATCTCAGCTCCCTTGAATGGCCGCCGTATGTAGGAGAACGGCTCCCTGAAGGCGGGACCAGTGCCAGAATTGTACGTCAAGCTTTCGCGGCCATGGGCTATGAATTGAAGATTTTGTTTATGCCTTGGAAAAGAACAATGCGTATGGTGGAAACGGATTTTATGGTCGCAGGTTACTTCCCTGAATACTATTCCAAAGAAAGAGCTGAAAAGTACATTTTTTCAAAAAGTTATGGTTGTAGTCCCGTTAGTCTGCTGGAACGTAAAAAGAATCCGGTCAGCTGGAAAAATGTTGATGATCTGGCCGGACTGCGGGTGGGCTTTGTAGCCGGATATGTGAATACTCCCGAGCTGGATATGGCTGTGGCTAACGGCACCATTGATGCTGATTTTGCCCCTTCCGACAAAAGTAATATCATGAAAGTCATCAAAGGCAGGATCAATTGCGCAGTGGTTGATCCTTTGGTCTTCAGTTATCTGGCAGTTACTGATCAGGACGTTGGAAAGCGTAGCGAAACTGTCCAGATCGATCCAAGGGCTTTTGGTGTTAATGAGTTGTTTGTTGCATTTCGAAAGGATGAACAAGGGCTTTTTTATTCACGCATTTTGAATGAAGGCTTGAGCAAGATCGGTATTACTGGAGCATGTGAGCAGCATGAAGAAAGGGTTTCTGATGTTGGTAAATGA
- a CDS encoding GGDEF domain-containing protein, with amino-acid sequence MFSVLAAESLELAVKFIDIGSLSVPVTVFIVLAYYILLPPRIIQPFVAAVSGSVLYLAALASVLPVHSSSFVNSAVYLLLANAFGAFFLYTFGRSLRREYAAMEDLKKLVAVDELTGVCSRRRVLEAGDCLFKSALRFNSKLSVLMMDIDHFKKVNDDYGHCVGDEVLKETASRCSDVLREVDHFGRLGGEEFLIILPHSGVHDGIKVAERLRSCIRERMFKVGESYLPVSVSLGVAELRGHDDFKSLIQEADEQLYRAKKCGRDLVCPAGLKIVRQVHLNEVSVK; translated from the coding sequence ATGTTCTCGGTTCTGGCAGCAGAGTCATTGGAGCTGGCAGTTAAATTTATTGATATCGGCTCACTTAGTGTGCCGGTGACTGTTTTTATTGTCTTGGCTTATTATATTCTTCTGCCGCCCCGTATCATACAGCCCTTTGTAGCTGCTGTTAGCGGATCTGTTCTGTATCTGGCTGCGTTGGCATCAGTCCTGCCTGTCCACTCAAGTTCTTTCGTAAACTCTGCAGTTTATCTTTTGCTGGCTAATGCTTTCGGTGCTTTTTTTCTTTATACTTTCGGCAGGTCTTTGCGCCGGGAGTATGCAGCAATGGAAGATTTGAAAAAGCTGGTGGCTGTTGATGAGCTTACCGGAGTATGCAGTCGCCGCAGGGTTCTTGAAGCCGGTGACTGTCTTTTCAAGTCCGCACTCCGCTTCAACAGCAAGCTGTCAGTGCTGATGATGGATATTGACCATTTTAAGAAGGTCAATGATGATTACGGGCATTGTGTGGGAGATGAAGTTTTAAAGGAAACAGCTTCTCGTTGCAGCGACGTTCTACGGGAAGTGGATCATTTCGGTCGTTTAGGAGGAGAAGAGTTTTTGATAATTCTTCCCCATTCCGGGGTGCATGACGGGATAAAGGTGGCCGAAAGACTGCGCTCCTGTATCCGTGAACGTATGTTCAAGGTGGGAGAGTCCTATTTACCTGTTTCTGTCAGTCTCGGAGTGGCTGAGCTGCGTGGGCATGATGATTTCAAGAGTTTGATTCAAGAGGCAGATGAACAGCTGTACCGAGCCAAGAAATGCGGTCGCGATCTTGTCTGCCCGGCAGGTCTAAAGATTGTTCGGCAGGTTCATCTCAATGAAGTTTCAGTAAAATAA
- a CDS encoding L-threonylcarbamoyladenylate synthase produces MNEQEAVNIIRIGGVLVYPTETLFAIGADAMDERAANRVARIKGRPVSKPLPLIIGSIDQLDLVAESVSPELLKLTRLFWPGPLSILVKAREELPSAVKDSRGYTSVRWTDHSHAAELCLKARTPLIATSANMSGKPGTGVAAELDAELTIMVEGVYTPDPGPKGGNPSTVVEPLTENKIKIFRDGVVTREQLTRAGFVIVD; encoded by the coding sequence ATGAATGAGCAGGAAGCTGTAAATATAATAAGGATCGGAGGGGTCCTGGTCTATCCTACGGAAACCCTTTTCGCCATTGGTGCAGATGCCATGGATGAAAGGGCTGCGAACCGTGTCGCCCGTATTAAAGGGCGTCCTGTGTCCAAGCCGTTGCCGTTGATTATCGGCAGTATTGATCAGCTTGACCTTGTTGCTGAATCTGTTTCTCCTGAATTACTTAAACTGACCAGACTCTTCTGGCCCGGACCTCTTTCCATTCTGGTTAAGGCCCGGGAAGAGCTTCCTTCTGCAGTCAAGGATTCTCGTGGATATACTTCAGTCCGCTGGACCGATCACTCCCACGCAGCAGAGCTGTGCCTTAAGGCTCGCACTCCGCTTATTGCCACCAGTGCCAATATGAGCGGCAAGCCCGGGACCGGTGTTGCCGCAGAGTTGGATGCAGAACTGACTATCATGGTGGAGGGAGTTTATACTCCTGACCCCGGCCCGAAAGGCGGTAATCCATCAACTGTAGTGGAACCGCTCACGGAAAATAAAATCAAAATATTTCGAGATGGAGTGGTCACGCGTGAGCAGTTAACCCGTGCCGGATTTGTGATTGTGGATTAA
- the glgA gene encoding glycogen synthase GlgA: MYPFSKTGGLGDVMGALPPAIHAKGAKTAVITPFYGRMNLDGHKLRLVYSDLHVGYPWPDTTAEIYQTDYDGISVYFVSRGEFFDRRHYYNTHYGDYFDNCERFIFFCKAVLKWARMLPSPPAVIHSHDWQSALVPPYLYFERATDSFWKNTKTVTTIHNLAFQGRFSERLFHESGLPAEAWSMHGAEFYGDLNMLKASIAYSDAVTTVSPSYAKEILGPEFGCGLEGFLNNQSHKLHGILNGADYSIWDPGNDKFLPCCYTAEDIRGKQECKRSMLRDFYMSDQLENKPVLGFIGRLRGQKGIDLLIDILPRLMEKDVGVIVLGEGDLGYEARLLEFMEEYPGQFCVQVGYTEYLAHGIQAGSDIFLMPSRYEPCGLTQIYALRFGTPPVATAVGGLRDTITPYPASDATGFTFEKLDSELFYEAVMQAVDAWHDREEWQKMVKRAMRKEFTWDRSAAEYIKLYRELGARL; this comes from the coding sequence ATGTACCCCTTTTCAAAAACCGGGGGCCTTGGCGATGTTATGGGAGCTTTGCCTCCTGCAATCCATGCCAAGGGTGCCAAGACCGCTGTAATCACCCCTTTTTACGGGCGTATGAATCTCGACGGTCATAAATTGCGGCTGGTGTATTCCGATCTGCATGTGGGCTATCCATGGCCGGACACAACTGCGGAAATTTACCAGACTGACTACGACGGCATTTCTGTATACTTTGTGTCTCGTGGTGAATTTTTTGATCGTCGTCATTATTACAATACCCATTACGGTGATTATTTCGACAACTGCGAACGGTTCATCTTTTTCTGTAAAGCCGTGCTTAAGTGGGCGAGAATGCTTCCGTCGCCTCCGGCGGTGATTCATTCCCATGACTGGCAGTCCGCGTTGGTGCCCCCGTACCTGTATTTTGAGCGGGCAACGGATTCTTTTTGGAAGAATACGAAGACCGTGACCACTATCCACAACCTTGCTTTTCAGGGCCGTTTTTCCGAGAGGCTGTTTCATGAATCCGGCCTGCCTGCCGAAGCATGGTCCATGCACGGGGCCGAGTTTTACGGTGACCTGAACATGCTTAAGGCCAGTATTGCCTATAGTGATGCGGTGACCACGGTCAGCCCGTCTTATGCTAAGGAAATTCTTGGGCCGGAATTTGGCTGCGGTCTGGAGGGCTTTCTGAATAACCAGTCTCACAAGTTGCACGGTATCCTGAACGGGGCAGATTATTCCATCTGGGACCCCGGTAATGATAAGTTCCTACCCTGCTGCTACACTGCTGAAGATATTCGCGGCAAGCAGGAGTGTAAGAGAAGCATGCTGCGTGATTTTTACATGTCCGACCAGTTAGAGAATAAGCCTGTTCTTGGATTTATCGGGCGTTTGCGCGGGCAGAAGGGGATCGATCTGCTTATTGACATCCTGCCGAGGCTGATGGAGAAAGATGTAGGGGTAATCGTGCTTGGCGAGGGTGATTTAGGGTACGAAGCACGCTTGCTGGAGTTTATGGAGGAGTATCCAGGACAGTTCTGCGTACAGGTAGGATATACCGAATATCTGGCTCACGGAATCCAAGCCGGGTCCGATATATTTCTAATGCCCTCACGTTATGAACCTTGCGGATTGACCCAGATCTACGCACTGCGTTTCGGTACTCCACCGGTGGCTACCGCCGTGGGCGGTTTGCGTGATACCATTACTCCGTATCCGGCATCTGATGCCACCGGCTTTACCTTTGAGAAACTTGATTCAGAACTCTTTTATGAAGCGGTAATGCAGGCCGTGGATGCATGGCATGACCGTGAAGAGTGGCAGAAAATGGTGAAACGGGCCATGCGTAAGGAATTCACATGGGATCGTTCAGCTGCCGAATATATAAAATTATATCGCGAGCTTGGCGCCAGATTGTAG
- the glgB gene encoding 1,4-alpha-glucan branching protein GlgB, whose protein sequence is MPETLPVYIAPFDLFLFGKGEHWDLYRILGAHFDLQEGQEGYRFAVWAPNVREIFVTGEFNGWNNRANKLMPVGVSGIWAGFIPGVKPGQMYKYHVVQNDGHEVTKTDPLAFRTEMRPGHAAVTWGLDNYEWQDDKWMSERRQTGLPLDKPVSVYEVHLGSWRREGWDYRTYRQLSEELIPYAKDMGFTHIELMPIAEHPLDESWGYQTTHYYSPTSRHGTPDDLRYFIDQCHQAGLGVILDWVPGHFPKDDWGLGRFDGTSLYEHADARKGEHPDWGTYIFNFGRHEVCNFLLANALYWLKEFHIDGLRIDAVASMLYLDYSRREGEWIPNEHGGNENIEAIELLKKLNSVVHEQFPGAMMIAEESTSWPGVSRPVYTGGLGFTFKWNMGWMNDTLDYMEKSPIHRSYHHNNLTFSMIYAFSENFFLPLSHDEVVHGKGALLSKMPGDMWQQMANLRLLFSYQWAHPGKNLLFMGCEFGQWNEWNCRQELDWMLLGFPSHQGLRNTVIDLNRVMHENPAMYKHDTDWSGFEWVDFNDYKSSTISFLRKSEGDSPVLWVFNFTPVVRSGYCLGCPQDGNWEEIFNSDAEVYGGSNVGNVGKVEARKAGDLGAFPYYLELTLPPLGAIALRPKQG, encoded by the coding sequence ATGCCAGAAACTTTACCTGTCTATATTGCCCCTTTTGATCTTTTTCTGTTCGGCAAAGGGGAACATTGGGATTTATACCGCATACTCGGTGCACATTTTGACCTGCAGGAAGGTCAGGAAGGTTACCGTTTTGCGGTCTGGGCACCCAATGTCCGTGAAATTTTTGTTACCGGTGAATTTAACGGCTGGAATAACAGGGCCAATAAACTCATGCCCGTGGGAGTGTCCGGTATTTGGGCCGGCTTTATTCCAGGTGTGAAGCCCGGGCAGATGTATAAGTATCATGTGGTTCAGAATGACGGTCACGAAGTGACTAAGACTGATCCTCTTGCTTTCCGCACTGAAATGCGTCCCGGTCATGCCGCCGTGACTTGGGGGCTTGATAATTACGAATGGCAGGACGATAAGTGGATGTCCGAACGGCGTCAGACCGGATTGCCTCTGGATAAGCCTGTGTCTGTCTACGAGGTCCATCTCGGTTCGTGGCGCAGGGAAGGATGGGATTACCGTACCTATCGCCAGCTTTCCGAAGAGCTGATTCCTTACGCTAAGGATATGGGCTTCACCCACATCGAACTTATGCCCATTGCCGAGCATCCTCTTGATGAATCATGGGGATACCAGACTACCCATTACTATTCGCCCACCTCGCGGCACGGTACACCTGATGATCTGCGCTATTTTATCGATCAGTGCCATCAGGCCGGATTGGGTGTTATCCTAGACTGGGTTCCGGGTCATTTCCCAAAGGATGACTGGGGATTGGGACGTTTTGATGGTACATCTCTTTATGAGCATGCCGATGCCCGCAAGGGCGAGCATCCGGATTGGGGGACCTACATATTCAACTTTGGGCGGCACGAGGTCTGCAACTTCCTGCTCGCCAACGCTCTCTACTGGCTTAAGGAATTTCATATTGACGGGCTGCGTATCGATGCTGTGGCTTCCATGCTTTACCTCGATTATTCCCGCCGAGAAGGGGAGTGGATTCCCAACGAGCATGGCGGAAATGAGAATATCGAAGCCATTGAACTGCTCAAGAAGCTTAACTCCGTAGTTCACGAACAATTCCCCGGCGCTATGATGATTGCCGAGGAATCAACCTCATGGCCCGGTGTGTCACGTCCTGTTTATACCGGAGGTCTTGGTTTTACCTTTAAATGGAATATGGGCTGGATGAATGACACTCTTGATTATATGGAAAAGAGCCCCATCCATCGCTCATACCATCATAACAACCTGACCTTTTCCATGATCTACGCTTTCAGCGAGAACTTTTTCCTGCCGCTCTCTCATGATGAAGTGGTGCATGGTAAAGGAGCGTTGCTTTCCAAAATGCCCGGTGACATGTGGCAGCAGATGGCTAACTTGCGTTTGCTTTTCAGTTATCAGTGGGCGCATCCGGGCAAGAATCTGCTCTTTATGGGCTGTGAGTTCGGGCAGTGGAATGAATGGAATTGTCGGCAGGAGCTTGATTGGATGCTGCTAGGTTTTCCTTCCCATCAGGGATTGCGTAACACGGTCATTGATCTGAACCGGGTCATGCATGAGAATCCGGCCATGTATAAGCACGATACGGACTGGTCCGGTTTCGAGTGGGTGGACTTTAACGATTACAAGTCCTCGACTATAAGTTTTCTGCGCAAGAGTGAAGGTGACAGTCCCGTTCTCTGGGTGTTCAACTTCACTCCGGTTGTGCGGTCCGGGTATTGCCTCGGTTGTCCGCAAGACGGAAACTGGGAAGAAATATTCAATTCCGATGCTGAAGTTTACGGCGGCTCCAACGTGGGGAATGTCGGCAAGGTCGAGGCCCGCAAGGCCGGAGATCTGGGCGCTTTTCCCTATTATCTGGAACTGACTCTGCCGCCTTTGGGAGCTATTGCCTTAAGACCAAAGCAGGGGTAG
- a CDS encoding NUDIX hydrolase, giving the protein MLGSKPCPHCGKDVVHYRNPVPTVDVIIYDPILGVVLIERNNPPLGWALPGGFVDYGETLEHAAVREAKEETGLEVVLTGLVGVYSMPCRDDRQHTISVTYSAVTSDTSALQAGDDAGGARFFKLDSLPDLVFDHRDILSDFSSKLVRLQNHAAVGNK; this is encoded by the coding sequence ATGCTCGGATCAAAACCGTGTCCCCACTGCGGGAAAGACGTTGTACATTACCGTAATCCTGTTCCCACTGTTGATGTTATTATTTATGATCCTATCCTCGGGGTTGTGCTTATTGAACGCAACAATCCTCCTTTGGGCTGGGCTTTGCCCGGTGGGTTCGTTGATTACGGAGAAACCCTTGAACACGCTGCCGTCCGCGAGGCAAAGGAAGAAACCGGGCTGGAGGTGGTGCTTACCGGTCTGGTGGGTGTCTATTCCATGCCTTGCCGCGATGACCGCCAGCATACCATAAGCGTTACCTATAGTGCTGTAACCAGTGATACATCGGCTTTGCAGGCCGGTGATGATGCCGGAGGAGCTCGCTTTTTTAAACTGGACAGCCTGCCTGATCTCGTTTTCGATCATCGCGATATTCTGAGCGATTTTTCATCCAAGCTGGTTCGTTTGCAGAACCACGCTGCTGTTGGCAATAAATAA
- a CDS encoding methyl-accepting chemotaxis protein: protein MSWVSRSLLRVILLPIIIPILAGIGGLVFYVQNSSYKMVLDNSMEAATSQAAIIASSLDLFVTDTVAVVKSLSGQDAVKDLLEGKASTAGKLFKETMLNNGVIWAVLAFDRNGKVVSGMDSKGGALDGIDISSRDYVKAVLKGEDSYITKSVFRSKTDKSLLFGASAAVRDAKGRLLGGIAVFGDWAKFADRFVKPVVVGTEGYGVVTDATGLVLYHPAEKLILQDLSKYGFMKRALAAGAGKEFYDWQGRSKAMIFKTDPKTGWLVMLTAYESDMASAAVMQRNVLTAVGAIIILVVCGIVYFSVRRLVIVPVSGGMHVAGKMAAGDLSDSVTSDSPNEIGKLMRSLGSMISSLREVVVGVKSAAEQVAAGSEEVSASAQHLSAGATEQAASVEEVSASISQMTSNISKNTELAEETREIAVKTAREAVNGGEAVSQTVGAMKDIAEKTSIIEDIARQTNLLALNAAIEAARAGEHGKGFAVVASEVRKLAERSGVAAGEIRELTGSSLQVAERAKQVLDTMIKDINRNEELVGEVAAASREQYEGGQQISKAITQLDEVIQRNAAFAEELSSTSEELSAQAVKLQDTMQFFTVPDDMHQYSPVIRREEAHVHALEPGDGFKRM from the coding sequence ATGAGCTGGGTATCAAGAAGTTTGTTGAGGGTGATACTGCTGCCAATTATCATACCCATTCTGGCTGGAATTGGCGGCCTTGTTTTCTATGTTCAGAATTCTTCCTATAAAATGGTTCTTGATAATTCTATGGAGGCAGCCACCAGTCAGGCTGCCATTATTGCTTCTTCGCTGGACTTATTTGTTACTGATACAGTGGCAGTGGTTAAGAGTCTTTCCGGACAGGATGCGGTGAAGGACTTACTTGAAGGTAAAGCTTCTACTGCCGGAAAGTTGTTTAAAGAAACCATGCTGAATAATGGCGTTATCTGGGCCGTTCTCGCATTCGATCGCAATGGCAAAGTTGTTTCTGGAATGGACAGCAAGGGTGGCGCACTTGATGGAATCGATATTAGTTCCCGGGATTACGTTAAAGCGGTCTTAAAAGGTGAAGACAGCTACATAACCAAGTCTGTATTCAGGTCCAAAACTGATAAAAGCCTGCTTTTCGGGGCCAGTGCAGCCGTCAGGGATGCAAAAGGTCGTCTGCTGGGGGGGATTGCCGTTTTCGGCGACTGGGCGAAATTTGCGGATCGTTTTGTGAAGCCTGTGGTTGTCGGTACTGAAGGATACGGGGTCGTTACAGACGCCACAGGACTGGTGCTTTATCATCCTGCTGAGAAATTGATTCTGCAGGATTTAAGTAAATATGGATTTATGAAAAGGGCACTTGCTGCCGGTGCTGGGAAGGAATTTTATGACTGGCAGGGACGCAGCAAGGCCATGATCTTTAAGACCGATCCCAAAACGGGATGGCTGGTCATGTTGACAGCTTATGAGAGTGACATGGCTTCTGCCGCTGTTATGCAACGTAATGTTCTGACCGCTGTCGGGGCAATCATCATTCTGGTCGTTTGCGGTATTGTTTATTTCTCGGTCCGCCGGCTGGTAATTGTTCCTGTCAGTGGTGGAATGCATGTGGCCGGGAAAATGGCTGCCGGGGATCTTTCTGATTCGGTCACAAGTGACTCTCCAAATGAAATCGGTAAGTTGATGCGTTCACTGGGAAGTATGATTTCATCTTTGCGTGAGGTTGTTGTGGGAGTGAAATCTGCTGCCGAGCAGGTTGCTGCAGGAAGTGAGGAAGTTTCCGCATCTGCCCAGCACCTTTCAGCCGGAGCCACAGAGCAGGCTGCTTCCGTGGAGGAAGTTTCTGCCTCCATTTCCCAGATGACCAGCAATATTTCCAAAAACACAGAGCTTGCAGAGGAGACCCGTGAAATTGCAGTGAAAACTGCCCGGGAAGCTGTGAATGGAGGCGAGGCTGTTTCTCAAACCGTTGGTGCAATGAAGGATATTGCAGAGAAGACCTCCATAATTGAAGATATTGCACGTCAGACTAATCTTCTGGCCTTGAATGCTGCTATCGAGGCAGCAAGGGCCGGGGAGCATGGTAAAGGGTTTGCCGTGGTAGCCTCAGAGGTGCGGAAGCTGGCAGAAAGGAGCGGTGTGGCAGCCGGGGAGATCAGGGAACTGACCGGATCAAGTCTGCAGGTTGCCGAGAGGGCTAAGCAAGTTCTGGATACCATGATTAAAGACATCAACCGCAATGAAGAGCTTGTTGGGGAAGTTGCTGCCGCCAGTCGTGAACAATATGAGGGAGGGCAGCAGATTTCAAAGGCTATCACTCAACTCGATGAGGTAATTCAACGCAACGCAGCTTTTGCAGAAGAGCTTTCGTCTACTTCTGAAGAGTTGTCTGCGCAGGCAGTTAAGCTTCAGGATACAATGCAATTTTTTACTGTTCCTGATGATATGCATCAATATTCACCGGTTATCCGGAGAGAAGAAGCTCACGTTCATGCATTGGAACCCGGTGACGGTTTTAAGCGTATGTGA
- the pdxA gene encoding 4-hydroxythreonine-4-phosphate dehydrogenase PdxA: MKKNICITLGDPNGLGPELACRLFAERPADRAYLMIGPENGLLYHLERLGLDKFYTVLDDPEQIVDTEPGYYLFCPKALDDFELKVGLADPEGGRCAGEAMETAMDLLNRKVLAGLVTCPLNKAMLQLAGFDFPGHTEFLATRSGVGRENVCMHLGGPKLKVSLVTTHPRFVDIKGLVTKERILRCIELTDSLVKSLGLTKPIAVCGLNPHAGESGRIGDEEIKVIEPAIAEAQARGFDVEGPFPGDTVFYFAAQGDYSAVLAMYHDQGLAPLKLLHFSEAVNITLGLPFPRTSPDHGTGYDITGTGKASLDSFKAAMECAEMMVDA; this comes from the coding sequence ATGAAAAAAAATATATGTATTACTCTCGGTGATCCTAATGGATTGGGTCCTGAACTGGCTTGCCGATTGTTTGCTGAGCGTCCGGCTGACCGTGCTTATTTGATGATCGGCCCGGAGAATGGTCTGCTGTACCATCTTGAGCGGTTGGGACTGGATAAATTTTATACTGTGCTTGATGATCCGGAGCAGATTGTTGATACCGAGCCGGGATATTATTTGTTCTGCCCGAAAGCTCTGGACGATTTTGAGCTGAAGGTCGGTCTCGCTGATCCTGAGGGCGGACGTTGTGCCGGGGAGGCCATGGAAACTGCCATGGACCTGCTGAATCGTAAAGTTCTGGCCGGACTGGTTACCTGTCCTTTGAATAAAGCCATGCTTCAATTGGCAGGATTTGATTTTCCGGGCCATACTGAATTTCTTGCAACCCGTTCCGGTGTGGGACGGGAAAATGTCTGCATGCATCTTGGCGGACCGAAGCTCAAGGTCAGCCTTGTGACAACTCATCCCCGTTTTGTGGACATTAAGGGACTGGTCACCAAGGAGCGGATTCTGCGTTGTATTGAATTGACCGACAGCTTGGTAAAGTCGCTGGGTCTTACCAAACCCATAGCTGTTTGCGGGCTGAATCCACATGCCGGGGAGTCCGGGCGTATAGGTGATGAGGAAATCAAGGTTATTGAACCTGCCATTGCTGAAGCGCAGGCCAGAGGATTTGATGTGGAAGGGCCGTTTCCCGGCGATACTGTTTTTTATTTTGCCGCACAGGGTGATTACAGCGCAGTACTGGCTATGTATCATGATCAGGGCTTGGCTCCGCTCAAGCTCCTTCATTTCAGTGAGGCGGTGAACATTACCCTCGGCCTGCCATTCCCGCGCACTTCACCAGATCATGGGACCGGATATGATATAACCGGAACCGGAAAAGCCTCCCTTGATAGCTTTAAAGCTGCCATGGAATGTGCTGAAATGATGGTTGACGCATAA
- a CDS encoding glycosyltransferase, translating to MIAATHNFEAEKVENFLSAVKNSIPLWVMGTEELSHQTGLINVFQHLSAGHPIFEEVSAELSLLAWQQNPLNRSAAVRCMGLNETSCPNSLLGILQTLIKTPVSEIPLQDLENLFQAGDHALIIRHLFPLLRGSDGISWLTHSWDTLLRMGNAELPQTALDLVNWSDELTQLKQRLKAQYNFLYSSTDETLQALNELDHDIWSLWQDYIRSELLLRTGQTQEGTELLAELWKNNFWNLNWGQKLHGLLNPIDTSNALANSEEVAILLYSWNNGQLIENTLKNVAASNIGNARIFALNNGSDDSTGQVVNDAQYIFRKDRYKPIHLQVNVGAPAARNWLLAEPEVRKAKWAVFLDDDVELEPNWLEELLATAHSYGNPGAVGCRITSTGTPRSLQSADYHLFPPGNGTSQIEGLTERIMVFDSCRNGFDYGQFSYTRPATHVSGCCHMLNMEAIHKCGDFDVRFNPTQFDDLERDLRAALGGYEHVYAGQLRIGHIQHSSLAKASNVRSMAQVFGNKIKLESKYSEHDLNVLFGKDLAMLWQDAERKWKELAEALTNR from the coding sequence ATGATTGCTGCCACACACAATTTCGAAGCTGAGAAAGTTGAAAACTTCCTATCTGCAGTCAAAAATTCAATCCCTCTCTGGGTTATGGGAACAGAAGAACTTTCCCATCAAACAGGATTAATCAACGTTTTTCAGCACCTTTCGGCTGGCCATCCTATATTTGAGGAAGTCAGCGCCGAACTTTCCCTGCTGGCATGGCAACAGAATCCGCTGAACCGTTCTGCAGCAGTGCGATGCATGGGTTTAAATGAAACATCATGCCCTAACTCTCTGTTGGGCATACTGCAAACATTGATCAAAACCCCGGTGTCAGAAATCCCTCTCCAAGACCTCGAGAACCTCTTTCAGGCAGGGGACCACGCCCTGATTATCCGTCACCTTTTTCCCTTACTGCGTGGATCGGACGGTATCAGCTGGCTGACCCATTCATGGGATACCCTCCTGCGCATGGGTAATGCTGAACTCCCGCAGACAGCACTGGATCTGGTCAACTGGAGCGATGAGTTAACCCAACTGAAACAAAGGCTTAAAGCTCAGTACAATTTTTTATACAGTTCGACAGATGAAACATTGCAGGCCCTGAATGAACTTGATCACGATATCTGGTCATTGTGGCAGGATTATATACGCAGTGAACTATTACTCCGCACCGGACAGACCCAAGAAGGGACGGAACTGCTCGCTGAACTTTGGAAAAACAATTTTTGGAACCTGAACTGGGGACAAAAACTGCACGGCCTGCTTAACCCGATCGACACATCAAACGCCCTCGCCAACTCAGAAGAAGTCGCCATCCTGCTCTACTCGTGGAACAATGGACAGCTTATTGAAAACACGCTCAAGAATGTAGCTGCATCAAATATCGGAAATGCACGGATTTTCGCCTTGAACAACGGTTCTGATGACAGCACAGGACAAGTGGTCAATGACGCACAATATATTTTCCGCAAGGATCGCTACAAGCCGATACATCTGCAGGTTAACGTCGGTGCTCCGGCAGCGCGTAACTGGCTGCTGGCCGAACCGGAGGTACGCAAAGCCAAGTGGGCAGTATTTCTGGATGATGATGTGGAACTTGAACCGAACTGGCTTGAAGAGCTGCTGGCAACCGCACATAGTTACGGAAATCCCGGAGCCGTGGGCTGCAGAATAACATCCACCGGAACACCAAGATCATTGCAATCCGCAGACTACCATCTCTTCCCGCCCGGGAACGGGACTTCACAAATAGAAGGACTGACCGAACGGATCATGGTCTTTGACAGCTGCCGCAACGGGTTTGATTATGGGCAATTTTCTTATACCCGTCCGGCGACGCATGTCTCAGGCTGCTGCCATATGCTGAATATGGAAGCAATCCACAAGTGCGGAGATTTCGATGTACGTTTCAACCCGACCCAGTTCGATGATCTTGAACGTGACCTGCGCGCAGCTCTCGGCGGCTATGAACATGTTTACGCCGGCCAGCTGCGCATCGGGCATATCCAACACTCAAGCCTTGCCAAGGCAAGCAACGTGCGTTCCATGGCTCAGGTCTTCGGGAATAAGATAAAACTGGAGAGCAAATACAGCGAGCATGACCTGAACGTCCTCTTTGGAAAAGACCTGGCCATGCTCTGGCAGGATGCTGAACGCAAATGGAAAGAGCTTGCAGAAGCCCTTACCAACAGATAG